GCTGCATGCTTTTCTATACCCGATTCGTTTAGCTGCAAAGCCAATTTTTTGAGCTTTTTCTCTTTCCTCTCGGAAGGTTTGGCTAAATGCCATCGAGTTAAATTCCATAGCAAAACGTGCTGTTCGTAATCCAATACTTTGAACTCTTTTTCAAGAAGTTCTTTGTTTGCCATATCCACCTTTAAATCCTTTTCCCAACGACTTAATAAGCGTTTAGAAATGACCGTTTTCCCCAAAGGAGAATACGCCCAAGCCACATAACCGGCTCCGGCAAAAACGGATATAGCGAATAATGCAACGACCTTCTTGTTCATTACTGAGCTTCCATATTTTTTACAATTCCTCGAATACCAAAAACTATGAGCGTAATCACCAAACCTGAACCCACGAGGTACAAGCTTGTCTTTCTCAATGTCTCATCGGTCATTGTGATTTTGATGTCGGTTTTTAAGCCATCATCGCTAAACACATTGTCCAAATAGTTTTTTATGCCTGTTCTTTCTTCTGTTTCCATAGTATTAGCTTATGGTTTTGAATTTCTCCTGAGACACGGTTTTTGTGCCAAATACCTTCTGAACTGCTGCTTCTGTTTTCGGACCAAACTTGCCATCGGTATCTACTCCCGATCCTTTTGAGTTTAGGTAGCTTTGAAGTTTCTTTACATTGGATCCACAGGTTCCGAATTTCAATGGGAAACTGCTATCGGAATACATGCAACTAAATGAGCGAACCCCTGAAGAACTGCTCGATGTAGTTGTGCCTTTAATGCTTGCAGCAAATTGCTGTTTCTCTTTTCGTTTTTTCAGGAAATACCATACACCAAAACCGGCTGCTGTAATTGCGAGTCCAGCTCCGATCCAAAGCATTTTATTATCTAATTTGAATGTCTCTTTCTTCATGTCTTTAGGGTTTAATATTGAACTACAACTGCATCTTCACGCACATAGCCTTCGGTTTTGCCTCCCACAGGTTTGGTCAGTTTTATTTTGTACCAGTAATAGCCATCTTCACCTTTGAGGCGTTCTAAAATGGTTCCTACCGGATTGCTTTCTGCTTGTGTTAAAAGGTTGTGTGAGAAATCCATGGAAGTCCAATTCTCATTATCCACCTTGGCAGAGCTTCTTACATTGACATAACCTTCCGAACCGTAATGCACTTTTTTACCAATGAGCTTTTGCTCTTCTCGTTCCTTTTGTTTGCCTCTTGTAGTGCGGTTCTTTCGGTTCTTGATAAACTTGTGAACTCCAAAACCTGCAAGTGCTACAACTACTGTGGCTACACCACCTATGATTAAATATTTCTTTGTCTTTGCATCCATAATTCTAAAGGTTAATAGCTTTCTAAAATGTCTTTTACTCGTGCCACTTCATCGGCATCATCCAAGTAATAAGTGATGTACTCCGCTAAACTGCCGTATTTCATGGCACTGAACATTCGAGAAATCAGAGAAAGATTATCGGCACTTCCGGCTTCTTCTAAAGCTGAATAAATGGCTCCTTCATCATCATTATACCAGGAACCGGCATCATAAATTTGGGTAGCCAGTTGTTTTGCTCTATCGTGGGATAGCGTAATTTTTTCCGGACGAGCATAATTCGGATCAAAGCCTTTATAGCTCATAATGTCCCGAATCTTCTTACTGCTTTTACAGTCGGCAATTCCTGTTTTGCAAAGAATCGGACGTATCACTCCAAAGTAGGTAATACCAATACCCACGAGGATAATTCCCCCTATGATATAAGGGGTAGCCTTGTTTTGTGATAAGCCTTCAACGGCTTTCGCTCCTGCAACTGCTCCTACCATAATAACTGATTTATATGCCTATAATTTCTTCCGTGGTTTCCTTCACTTCACTTTTGGTTAATCCATTATCTTCCAAAAAGGACTTCAAGCGGTTCTTGATTTTCTCTTCTTTTTTAAGAGCTGTTTGCTTGTCGTACTTAATGTAGATTTGTCTGCCTAACCAAAAGCCTATTGCCAATGTGATTACCGTTCTCATTAGTCTTCTTCTTTGTAAATGTTTGTCTCTGAAATCCCAATGCTTTCAAGCCATTCAGGAACATCAAAACTTGGACAAGCCTTGTTTGCTCCGGGAGCTTGATTATGACCTAAAACCTGAATGTGCGGATGGCGTAATACCATGAACTTTACATAGGTTTCCAAAGTGCCTTTTTGCTCTTTAGTCCTAGTGTCTTTTGGTTTTTCACCGCTTTCATCAACACCACCTACATACACCACATGCCTTGAATTGCCATTGATGCCACGAACTCCGTTAGATATTTCCCATGGATCTACTTGATCGTCTTGGTTGAATGGTATGATGTTTACAAGCTCTCCATCGAGGTACACGATGTCGGAATATCCCGGACGATTCCAACCTCTTCCTCCCAAATGTTTGGGATTGGTGTGCATGCGAATAATATCGTCCTTAGTAAGGGCTGCACCTTCAGGACTTGCGGTACAGTGAATGACCAGATAGTTTAATTTTCCCATTGTTTTAAATTTTAATTGTTGGTATTAAATATTTGAATTGAAGCTGTTTGTAATAGACCAAAATGGTAATGGTCTGTCCGGGAGCTATCTTAAACTCCCATGTAGATTTTCCATCAATTACATCACCACGAACGGCTGTTACTTCCGCTACATCGAGGTAGTTTTGTGGACTTTTGTAATTGTTGAATGAAATCGGGGTAACGTGTTGTTTCCCTGTTGGACTTTGGTGAATCAGTTTTAAGCCACTTGCTCGGTTTTCATCTGAAAACACAAATTTGGCATGCTTCACCAGTGCAGGTTTGAACTGAAACTCCGCTCGTTTTTCAGGGTAACTTTCATTTATGGTAATGTCGCTGCTACTATCGGAATAACCGATAAAAGAAAGGTTGCCACCACTTGTATTAGTTGTAAATACCTCACCACTCGGTAATGCAGCTATACCAATGTTAGGTGCATTGTTTAGTGACAAAGTCTCTGAAAGTGTTCCGGTAGTAGAATAGATATAGGTTAAGCCAGTTTGACTGCTCAAAACGTATAAAAATCCATTGACCGGATTATAGATGATTCCACTTGGTTGAAATCCTAATGGATAAGTGTTTTCAATATTTTGGGTTTGTGGGTTGAGCTCCAGTAACTCATTACTGTTCTTGGCTATCAAAAACAAGCTAGTAGTCGTTTCTGTAAACTCCGTTGGATAATCTCCTGTGGCATTAATTTCACTTAGCAGATTGTCGGTTTTATCAAATACGCTAACCGAATCTGAACTTGAATTGCTTACCCAAACCGTTCCTTGCTGATTCCACACCGAAACTGTTCTTGGATCCTCTCCAGTATTTAAAGTTGCCACTACATTGTAGGTAGAGCTGTCAATTCTGGATAGTGTGTTATCCAATAAATTGCTTACATAAAAACAGCCATTTTCAGGATTGTAGGCAATGGAAGTTGGTCGATTGCCTACCGGAATGGTTTGAACAATATTGTGCGTAGCATCCAGTATTCTAATTGTATTCTCAACCGAACATACTACCCACGCTTCACCATTGGATGGGTTAAAAGCAACATCCACCGGAGAAACAAATCCGGGATAAACACTACCTAAAGCAACTGTTTTTACAATTGCTCCCGACTTATCCATGATAGTAATACTATCGCTCAACTGATTGGCTACATACACTAATCCATTGAAAGAATTAAAGCCTACATATTGAGGGTGTACACCAGTCTGTACTTCTTGGTTTACTTTGTGATCCTGAACATCTCCGGGTAATGGTTTACTAATTGAAGTACCCATGTTAGCTCCCCATAAATTGATGGTTCTAACCGAAGTACCATTATTGGTAAGGGTAATTTGTGTTTTGGATATTTCAGGTAAATGAG
This genomic interval from Tamlana carrageenivorans contains the following:
- a CDS encoding beta-propeller fold lactonase family protein — protein: MNSKQKIGLLGALAVVGTGYFLFKNDKEEKPTSTSDKETKLHGDDTESNFIGISNARIHQALMAQNPNYAKAYKKDLKTWGTVSGVMDVSNDFDEAKRKKKKLKAFAQKALEVQKNYKEKAAHLPEISKTQITLTNNGTSVRTINLWGANMGTSISKPLPGDVQDHKVNQEVQTGVHPQYVGFNSFNGLVYVANQLSDSITIMDKSGAIVKTVALGSVYPGFVSPVDVAFNPSNGEAWVVCSVENTIRILDATHNIVQTIPVGNRPTSIAYNPENGCFYVSNLLDNTLSRIDSSTYNVVATLNTGEDPRTVSVWNQQGTVWVSNSSSDSVSVFDKTDNLLSEINATGDYPTEFTETTTSLFLIAKNSNELLELNPQTQNIENTYPLGFQPSGIIYNPVNGFLYVLSSQTGLTYIYSTTGTLSETLSLNNAPNIGIAALPSGEVFTTNTSGGNLSFIGYSDSSSDITINESYPEKRAEFQFKPALVKHAKFVFSDENRASGLKLIHQSPTGKQHVTPISFNNYKSPQNYLDVAEVTAVRGDVIDGKSTWEFKIAPGQTITILVYYKQLQFKYLIPTIKI
- a CDS encoding N-acetylmuramoyl-L-alanine amidase; translation: MGKLNYLVIHCTASPEGAALTKDDIIRMHTNPKHLGGRGWNRPGYSDIVYLDGELVNIIPFNQDDQVDPWEISNGVRGINGNSRHVVYVGGVDESGEKPKDTRTKEQKGTLETYVKFMVLRHPHIQVLGHNQAPGANKACPSFDVPEWLESIGISETNIYKEED
- a CDS encoding peptidoglycan-binding domain-containing protein, giving the protein MKKETFKLDNKMLWIGAGLAITAAGFGVWYFLKKRKEKQQFAASIKGTTTSSSSSGVRSFSCMYSDSSFPLKFGTCGSNVKKLQSYLNSKGSGVDTDGKFGPKTEAAVQKVFGTKTVSQEKFKTIS